A window of the Hypanus sabinus isolate sHypSab1 chromosome 25, sHypSab1.hap1, whole genome shotgun sequence genome harbors these coding sequences:
- the yod1 gene encoding ubiquitin thioesterase OTU1 isoform X1 gives MVGRAVPVMELDEPTTLCSFAHLSWCVFGLRNKIGENTHVSQSKMLRLRCKAKNGTHLMQGLTSSSSVQELKDKVEELTGVPCALQKIMVGYPPCCLDLHNGELALKDCPIKSGDTLIVEEERDVVKTRASISKLGVESSDTSTFPHLTRHVVPADNSCLFTSIHYVVEGGVCEPNCAPEMRNLIAQIVASDPHSYTEAVLGKSNWEYCNWICQSDTWGGAIEISILSKFYRCEICVVDTQTVRIDRFGEDVSYKKRVLLIYDGIHYDPLERRFEDPETPPQTIFSTADDVILAQALELGDEARRKRQFTDLNRFTLRCIVCQKGLVGQVEAREHAKETGHTNFGEV, from the exons ATGGTGGGGAGGGccgtgcctgtgatggagctggatgagcctacaacactctgcagtttTGCTCACCTGTcttggtgtgtctttggactacGGAACAAAATTGGAGAAAATACTCACGTTTCACAG AGTAAAATGCTACGTTTGCGATGCAAGGCGAAGAATGGAACCCACCTGATGCAAGGGCTGACCTCGTCATCCAGTGTCCAAGAACTGAAAGATAAAGTGGAAGAGCTAACAGGGGTTCCGTGTGCTCTGCAGAAAATTATGGTGGGATATCCTCCATGCTGCCTGGATCTCCACAATGGAGAACTGGCTCTCAAGGATTGTCCTATCAAATCTG GAGATACTTTGATTGTGGAGGAGGAACGGGATGTAGTGAAAACCAGAGCTTCCATCTCAAAGCTTGGTGTGGAAAGCTCAGATACGAGTACTTTCCCACACCTGACTCGACATGTTGTCCCTGCAGACAACTCCTGCCTCTTCACAAGTATCCACTATGTGGTAGAAGGAGGTGTTTGTGAACCAAACTGTGCCCCAGAAATGCGGAACCTGATCGCCCAGATCGTGGCAAGTGACCCCCACTCATACACAGAAGCGGTACTGGGAAAGAGTAATTGGGAATACTGTAATTGGATTTGCCAGAGTGACACATGGGGAGGGGCCATTGAGATCTCCATTCTATCCAAATTTTACCGGTGCGAGATCTGTGTCGTGGATACACAGACCGTACGAATCGACAGGTTTGGAGAGGACGTCAGCTACAAGAAGCGGGTGCTTCTGATTTACGACGGAATTCACTACGACCCGTTGGAACGGCGGTTTGAGGACCCCGAGACCCCACCGCAAACCATCTTCTCCACAGCGGATGATGTTATACTCGCTCAGGCACTGGAGCTGGGCGATGAGGCTAGAAGAAAACGGCAGTTCACCGATCTGAACAGATTCACACTGCGTTGCATAGTCTGCCAAAAGGGCCTGGTGGGTCAGGTAGAAGCTAGGGAGCATGCTAAAGAGACGGGGCACACCAACTTTGGAGAGGTGTGA
- the yod1 gene encoding ubiquitin thioesterase OTU1 isoform X2, giving the protein MLRLRCKAKNGTHLMQGLTSSSSVQELKDKVEELTGVPCALQKIMVGYPPCCLDLHNGELALKDCPIKSGDTLIVEEERDVVKTRASISKLGVESSDTSTFPHLTRHVVPADNSCLFTSIHYVVEGGVCEPNCAPEMRNLIAQIVASDPHSYTEAVLGKSNWEYCNWICQSDTWGGAIEISILSKFYRCEICVVDTQTVRIDRFGEDVSYKKRVLLIYDGIHYDPLERRFEDPETPPQTIFSTADDVILAQALELGDEARRKRQFTDLNRFTLRCIVCQKGLVGQVEAREHAKETGHTNFGEV; this is encoded by the exons ATGCTACGTTTGCGATGCAAGGCGAAGAATGGAACCCACCTGATGCAAGGGCTGACCTCGTCATCCAGTGTCCAAGAACTGAAAGATAAAGTGGAAGAGCTAACAGGGGTTCCGTGTGCTCTGCAGAAAATTATGGTGGGATATCCTCCATGCTGCCTGGATCTCCACAATGGAGAACTGGCTCTCAAGGATTGTCCTATCAAATCTG GAGATACTTTGATTGTGGAGGAGGAACGGGATGTAGTGAAAACCAGAGCTTCCATCTCAAAGCTTGGTGTGGAAAGCTCAGATACGAGTACTTTCCCACACCTGACTCGACATGTTGTCCCTGCAGACAACTCCTGCCTCTTCACAAGTATCCACTATGTGGTAGAAGGAGGTGTTTGTGAACCAAACTGTGCCCCAGAAATGCGGAACCTGATCGCCCAGATCGTGGCAAGTGACCCCCACTCATACACAGAAGCGGTACTGGGAAAGAGTAATTGGGAATACTGTAATTGGATTTGCCAGAGTGACACATGGGGAGGGGCCATTGAGATCTCCATTCTATCCAAATTTTACCGGTGCGAGATCTGTGTCGTGGATACACAGACCGTACGAATCGACAGGTTTGGAGAGGACGTCAGCTACAAGAAGCGGGTGCTTCTGATTTACGACGGAATTCACTACGACCCGTTGGAACGGCGGTTTGAGGACCCCGAGACCCCACCGCAAACCATCTTCTCCACAGCGGATGATGTTATACTCGCTCAGGCACTGGAGCTGGGCGATGAGGCTAGAAGAAAACGGCAGTTCACCGATCTGAACAGATTCACACTGCGTTGCATAGTCTGCCAAAAGGGCCTGGTGGGTCAGGTAGAAGCTAGGGAGCATGCTAAAGAGACGGGGCACACCAACTTTGGAGAGGTGTGA